The proteins below are encoded in one region of Tessaracoccus aquimaris:
- a CDS encoding copper resistance CopC family protein, which translates to MSRAGTRSRMAALVGLFALVLALLAPASPAAAHADLESSDPADGAVLAASPAVIKLVFSEAVTPVPGAFRLFGSAGELPQPDATATGATVSVRPAGDATGRLLLAYRVISGDGHPVSGTLSFTVGTDTGGAPVGPQASADDPAVGWLTGALTSAQYAGLLLGVGLLIFGGWVARTPVLPARRGRPGCSPSRRLRRWSRSPRCAARGLASAIRAGSRPSSRARCSRSGWSSSRAPRGGCAARSPPSWRWWRSPRPCWWGTR; encoded by the coding sequence CGGCCTGTTCGCGCTCGTGCTTGCGCTGCTCGCCCCGGCCTCACCCGCCGCCGCCCACGCGGACCTCGAGTCGAGCGACCCGGCCGACGGGGCGGTCCTCGCCGCCTCCCCGGCCGTCATTAAGTTGGTCTTCAGCGAGGCCGTGACCCCCGTCCCCGGCGCCTTCCGGCTCTTCGGCTCGGCGGGCGAACTCCCCCAACCCGACGCGACCGCCACCGGCGCGACGGTGTCGGTTCGCCCCGCGGGCGACGCGACGGGGCGCCTGCTCCTGGCGTACCGGGTGATCTCCGGCGACGGGCACCCGGTATCCGGGACGCTGTCGTTCACGGTCGGCACTGACACCGGCGGGGCACCCGTCGGGCCCCAGGCGTCCGCGGACGACCCCGCGGTCGGCTGGCTGACGGGGGCGCTGACGTCGGCCCAGTACGCCGGCCTGCTGCTTGGCGTCGGCCTGCTGATCTTCGGCGGTTGGGTGGCGCGGACGCCGGTGCTGCCCGCGCGGCGCGGGCGGCCTGGCTGCTCGCCGTCGCGGCGTCTGCGGCGCTGGTCCCGCTCGCCGCGCTGCGCGGCGCGGGGCTTGGCCTCGGCGATCCGGGCTGGGTCGCGTCCGTCCAGCCGGGCACGCTGCTCGCGCTCGGGTTGGTCGTCGTCGCGGGCCCCGCGTGGTGGCTGCGCGGCCCGTTCGCCCCCGTCCTGGCGCTGGTGGCGCTCGCCGCGCCCGTGCTGGTGGGGCACACGCTGA
- a CDS encoding copper resistance D family protein — translation MVVVAGPAWWLRGPFAPVLALVALAAPVLVGHTLTATPSWLMLTGDAVHLAAAAFWLGGLVGLVAVTVPGRVPAGDAARVVARFSGGALVSVAALAASGVAMAALVLPEPSALVDGGYGRTLLLKVGVVVAAVVLAAWNRFALVPALRRAPDREAWPRLRRMLAKEAALVVTVAVITGFFTQLDPHDAHHHVQAPVTISADSQGLRVDGEASERGQALDLSFGLAYRGSAVTDGEVAVQARLPEQSLGPIRAEARFEDGRWVASLPLPVEGAWQVQFTARVSRFESPIALVTVDVAGS, via the coding sequence TTGGTCGTCGTCGCGGGCCCCGCGTGGTGGCTGCGCGGCCCGTTCGCCCCCGTCCTGGCGCTGGTGGCGCTCGCCGCGCCCGTGCTGGTGGGGCACACGCTGACGGCCACCCCGTCGTGGCTGATGCTGACCGGCGACGCGGTCCATCTGGCCGCGGCCGCCTTCTGGCTCGGCGGGCTCGTCGGGCTGGTCGCGGTGACCGTCCCGGGGCGGGTCCCGGCGGGTGACGCGGCCCGCGTGGTCGCACGCTTCTCAGGCGGCGCGCTGGTCTCGGTCGCGGCCCTGGCCGCATCCGGGGTCGCGATGGCCGCGCTGGTGCTGCCCGAACCATCGGCCCTTGTCGACGGCGGTTATGGCAGGACGCTGCTACTGAAGGTCGGCGTCGTCGTCGCGGCGGTCGTGCTTGCGGCGTGGAACCGGTTCGCCCTGGTGCCAGCCCTCCGGCGGGCACCAGACCGGGAGGCTTGGCCGCGGCTGCGGCGGATGTTGGCCAAGGAGGCCGCGCTCGTCGTCACGGTCGCCGTGATCACGGGATTCTTCACGCAGTTGGACCCGCACGACGCGCACCACCACGTCCAGGCACCGGTGACGATCTCGGCCGATTCGCAGGGCCTGCGGGTCGACGGCGAGGCATCGGAGCGGGGTCAGGCGCTGGACCTGAGCTTCGGGCTCGCCTACCGCGGTAGCGCGGTGACCGACGGGGAGGTCGCCGTCCAAGCACGGCTTCCCGAACAGTCACTCGGCCCGATCCGCGCGGAGGCGCGATTCGAGGACGGGCGTTGGGTGGCGTCGCTTCCGCTGCCGGTCGAAGGCGCCTGGCAGGTGCAGTTCACGGCGCGGGTGTCGCGGTTCGAGAGCCCGATCGCCCTTGTCACGGTCGACGTGGCGGGGAGCTAG